The region GGCATCTGAAGGCCGGTAAGATCGAGTTCCACTAATCCCTCCCAGAATTGGACAGGATGCAGGAAAGGACCCGGCGGCGAAGCGAACTCTCGCCCCGCCGCCCGGGTCCCGCCCGCGGCTTTACTTGCTGTAGAGTTCGACGATCAGCTGCTCCTGGACGGCGAGCGGGATGTCCGCGCGCGTCGGGCGGCCGACCATGCGGCCGGTGCGGCTGCCCTCGTCCACCGCCAGCCAGCCGACGGTGGTCGGCTTGGTCTTGGCGGCCAGCGAGGCCTCCACAGGCAGGATGTCCTTGCTCTTGGGGGCGATGCGGATCTCCTCGCCCGGCGCCACCGCGTAGCTGGCCACGTCGACCGTGCGGCCGTTGACCTGCACGTGGCGGTGCGTGATGAGCTGGCGTGCCTCCTTGCGGGACGCGCCGAAGCCCATGCGATACACCACGTTGTCCAGACGGCTCTCGAGGCCCACGAGCAGGTTTTCGCCCGTCACGCCCGGCTGGTGCGCGGCCTTCTCGAACAGGTTGCGGAACGGCTTCTCGGACACGCCGTAGATGCGCTTCACCTTCTGCTTCTCGCGCAGCTGGTGCGAGTACTCCGAGGCCTTCTTGCGGCGTCCGCCGCCCGACTGGCCGTGCTGGCCGGGGGCGTAGGGGCGGCGCTCGACGGGGCACTTCTCGGTGAAGCACTTGACGCCCTTCAGGAACAGCTTCTGTCCCTCGCGGCGGCACAGCTTGCACACAGGTCCGGTGTAACGGGCCATGAACCGTAGTCTCCTTCCAGTGTGTTCTCTCGGCGGCTTCGTCCCCCCGACGGTCGCGGGGGTTTACGCCAGAATCGGGTACTGCGGCACTGCGAAAACGCGGCAGGCGGCGCCGGGGCATGAGCCCGGGCGCCGCCTCCGCGGCACCTCGCGTCAGACGCGGCGCTTCTTGGGCGGGCGGCAGCCGTTGTGCGGGATCGGCGTCACGTCGCGGATCGAGCGGATGCCGATCCCCGAGGCGGCGAGCGCCTGGATGGCCGACTCGCGGCCCGATCCGGGGCCTTGCACGCGCACGTGCACGCGCTTCACGCCCAGCTGCATCGCCTCGCGGGCGCACTGCTCGGCGGCGACGGTGGCGGCGAACGGGGTCGACTTCTTCGAGCCCTTGAACCCCGCCTTGCCGGCGCTCCCCCACACGACCGAGTTGCCGGCCATGTCGGTGATGGTGACGATGGTGTTGTTGAAGGTCGCCTTCACGAAGGCGATGCCCTCGCTCTCCACGTGGCGCTTCGTCTTGGGACGAGCGGCGCCCTGCTTCGGCTTGGCCATTCTCTCGTATGTCCTTGGCTTGGTCGTTCGCGGCCTACCGCGAATCCGGCACGTCCCCGCCGGAAGGGTTCCGGCGGGGTGGTCATCGGGACGGCGCGGGCGCCGTCCCGATCATGCGGCTGCTACTTCTTGCCCGGCTTCTTCTTGCCGGCGATGGCGCGACGCGGGCCCTTCTTGGTGCGGGCGTTCGTGTGCGTACGCTGGCCACGCACAGGCAGGCCGCGCCGGTGGCGCATGCCGCGATACGAGCCGATGTCCATCAGCCGCTTGATGTTGCGCGCGATCTCGGAGCGCAGGACGCCCTCCACCCGGTAGCGGGCGTCGATCACGCGGCGCAGCTTGTTGATGTCGTCGTCCGACAGGCGGTGGACGCGCTCGTCGGGGCTCACGCCCGCCTCTTCGACGATCTTGCGCGCCGTGGGCCGGCCGATTCCGAAAATGTACGTAAGGCCGATCTCAATCCGCTTCTCGCGGGGAAGATCGACACCGGCAATGCGGGCCATCGTGCTTCTCCTGGTAGCCGGAGCTGGGGTTAACCCTGGCGCTGCTTGTGGCGCGGGTTCTTCTTGCAGATGATGCGAACAATCCCACGCCGCTTGATCACCTTGCAGTGCTCGCAGATCGGCTTGACACTCGCGCGGACCTTCATCGTCGCCTCTCGGGTCGTGTTTGGACAGAAGCCTGAAAACTTAACGGCGAACGCCGCGTCCTGCAACCCCTGACCGCAAGGGGCGTCAGAGGGTGAGGATGCGCGGCCCGCCGGCCGTGACCGCCACCGTGTGCTCGAAGTGAGCGGAGATGCGGCGGTCGGCGGTCACCACCGTCCACCGGTCGGGCAGCGTGCGGACCGAAGCAGTGCCGGCGTTGAGCATCGGCTCGATCGCCAGCACCATGCCCTCCACCAGCTTGAGGCCGCGGCCGCGCTTCCCGTAGTTGGGGACCTGCGGCTCCTCGTGCGGCTCGCGCCCCACGCCGTGCCCCACCAGCTCGCGGACGATGCCGAAGCCCGCGGCCTCGGCCACCTCCTGGATCGCGCCGCCGATGTCGCCCAGGCGCCTGCCGGGGTGAGCCTCGGCGATGCCCATCTCCAGCGCGTGACGCGTGCGCTCCAGCAGCCGCTCCGCCTCGGGCGAGACCTCGTCGACCGGCAGCGTCACCGCCGCGTCGGCGAAGAAGCCGTCCAGCTTCACGCCGCAGTCCAGGCTCACCACGTCGCCCTCCACCAGCCGGCGGCGCGAAGAGGGGATGCCGTGCACCACCTCGTGGTTCACGCTGATGCACAGCGTGGCCGGGAAGCCGTACAGGCCCTTGAAGGCCGGCACCGCGCCCGCGTGGCCGCGAATGAACTCCTCGGCGAAGCGGTCCAGCTCCAGCGTGGTGCGCCCCGGCCTCACCTCGGCCGCGAGTGCGCGGTACAGATCGGCGATGATCGCCCCCGCCCGCGCCATGGCGTCGATCTCGTCCGGCGCCTTGAGGTGGATCACCGCCCCAGCCGTCCCATGATGTCGGCCTGAACCTCTTCGATGGGCCGGTCGCCCGGCACGTCGTGCACGGGCAGTCCGGCCGCGCGGTAGAACGCGACCAGCGGCTCGGTAGCCTCGCGGTACACCCGGAGGCGGTTGCGAACCGTCTCCTCCGCGTCGTCGGGCCGCTGCACCACCCGTCCGGCCACGTCGGCCGGGGGCGGGTTGTGCTCCACGTGGTAGACGGTGCCCGTCTCCGGGTCCGTCCGCCGCCCGCTCATGCGCCGCACGATGGCCTCGGCCGGCACGTCGATGTTCACCACCGCGTCGATGCCGCGCCCCAGCTCCCGCAGCATCGCCCCCAGGCTCTCTGCCTGCGCCACGTTGCGCGGATAGCCGTCGAACACGGCGCCGCCCTTCGCCTCCGGGAGCGAGAGCGCGTCGCGCACCAGCCCCAGGATCACGGAGTCGGGCACCAGCTCGCCCGCGTCCATGTACTTCTTCGCCTC is a window of Longimicrobiaceae bacterium DNA encoding:
- the rpmJ gene encoding 50S ribosomal protein L36 translates to MKVRASVKPICEHCKVIKRRGIVRIICKKNPRHKQRQG
- the rpsM gene encoding 30S ribosomal protein S13, with the protein product MARIAGVDLPREKRIEIGLTYIFGIGRPTARKIVEEAGVSPDERVHRLSDDDINKLRRVIDARYRVEGVLRSEIARNIKRLMDIGSYRGMRHRRGLPVRGQRTHTNARTKKGPRRAIAGKKKPGKK
- the rpsK gene encoding 30S ribosomal protein S11, giving the protein MAKPKQGAARPKTKRHVESEGIAFVKATFNNTIVTITDMAGNSVVWGSAGKAGFKGSKKSTPFAATVAAEQCAREAMQLGVKRVHVRVQGPGSGRESAIQALAASGIGIRSIRDVTPIPHNGCRPPKKRRV
- the map gene encoding type I methionyl aminopeptidase; the protein is MIHLKAPDEIDAMARAGAIIADLYRALAAEVRPGRTTLELDRFAEEFIRGHAGAVPAFKGLYGFPATLCISVNHEVVHGIPSSRRRLVEGDVVSLDCGVKLDGFFADAAVTLPVDEVSPEAERLLERTRHALEMGIAEAHPGRRLGDIGGAIQEVAEAAGFGIVRELVGHGVGREPHEEPQVPNYGKRGRGLKLVEGMVLAIEPMLNAGTASVRTLPDRWTVVTADRRISAHFEHTVAVTAGGPRILTL
- a CDS encoding adenylate kinase codes for the protein MDLILLGAPGAGKGTQGALLATRLGIPKIATGDMLRDALRQGTQLGREAKKYMDAGELVPDSVILGLVRDALSLPEAKGGAVFDGYPRNVAQAESLGAMLRELGRGIDAVVNIDVPAEAIVRRMSGRRTDPETGTVYHVEHNPPPADVAGRVVQRPDDAEETVRNRLRVYREATEPLVAFYRAAGLPVHDVPGDRPIEEVQADIMGRLGR
- the rpsD gene encoding 30S ribosomal protein S4; protein product: MARYTGPVCKLCRREGQKLFLKGVKCFTEKCPVERRPYAPGQHGQSGGGRRKKASEYSHQLREKQKVKRIYGVSEKPFRNLFEKAAHQPGVTGENLLVGLESRLDNVVYRMGFGASRKEARQLITHRHVQVNGRTVDVASYAVAPGEEIRIAPKSKDILPVEASLAAKTKPTTVGWLAVDEGSRTGRMVGRPTRADIPLAVQEQLIVELYSK